The following are encoded together in the Gasterosteus aculeatus chromosome 7, fGasAcu3.hap1.1, whole genome shotgun sequence genome:
- the LOC120821378 gene encoding transcriptional coactivator YAP1 isoform X2 yields MDAHRGAPPVGQQIVHVRGDSQTELEALFSAVMNPNKSARQPSSLPMRMRKLPDSFFRQPDSRGHSRQASSDGGVCGSLTPHHVRAHSSPASLPVNSLSTQAADVAAATVVPDDVPLPHGWEMAKTPTGQRYFLNHLDKTTTWHDPRLSQLQSAAAQHPIAGTPVHAHSLSNPAPTTQQQNTNPETAQKMKSGILGLALQQRQEKERLRCKQGLPPQITQEAGGRNQMPGGMDHDRNAQTLVPPLDVRIRASSHEPTLNGAHSRNESTDSGLSVSSLPRSSDHMLSSVDHMDTGDSGETSSMTVQESMSVLPMSEGEELMPCIPEGLSSDLLMDMETVLSGSHMDRDSLLTWL; encoded by the exons ATGGACGCGCACCGCGGCGCGCCTCCGGTCGGGCAGCAGATCGTGCACGTCCGCGGGGACTCGCAGACGGAGCTGGAGGCCCTGTTCAGCGCCGTGATGAACCCCAACAAGTCGGCCAGGCAGCCGTCCTCTCTGCCCATGAGGATGAGGAAGCTGCCGgactccttcttcaggcagcCGGACTCCCGAGGCCACTCCAGACAA GCCAGTTCggatggaggtgtgtgtggctCCCTAACTCCTCATCACGTCCGCGCCCACTCGTCCCCTGCCTCCCTTCCAGTCAACTCGCTCTCCACTCAAGCGGCAGATGTGGCGGCAGCAACAGTCGTACCTGACGACGTGCCACTCCCCCACGGTTGGGAAATGGCCAAAACGCCTACCGGCCAACGATACTTCCTCAA TCACCTGGATAAGACGACTACTTGGCACGACCCTCGACTGTCGCAGCTTCAGTCGGCTGCAGCTCAGCATCCCATCGCTGGCACGCCGGTCCACGCCCACTCCCTCAGCAACCCGGCCCCCACCACGCAACAACAGAACACCAACCCAGAGACAG CCCAGAAGATGAAATCTGGCATCCTCGGCTTGGCACTGCAGCAAAGGCAGGAAAAGGAAAGGCTCCGATGcaaacaaggcctccctccgcAAATCACACAG gaggcaggaggaaggaACCAGATGCCCGGTGGGATGGACCATGACAGGAACGCACAGACGCTCGTCCCTCCTCTGGATGTAAGGATCAGAGCCTCCAGCCACGAACCCACACTTAATGG CGCTCACTCTCGCAACGAGAGCACTGACAGCGGTCTGAGTGTCAGCAGCTTACCTCGCTCATCGGACCACATGTTGAGCTCTGTGGATCACATGGAcactg GTGACTCCGGGGAGACCTCCTCGATGACCGTGCAGGAGTCGATGTCTGTGCTCCCGAtgtcggagggggaggagttgaTGCCTTGCATCCCGGAGGGTCTCAGTTCCGACCTTCTGATGGACATGGAGACCGTTCTCTCCGGGTCGCACATGGATAGAGACAGCCTGCTCACCTGGCTATAG
- the LOC120821378 gene encoding transcriptional coactivator YAP1 isoform X1 codes for MDAHRGAPPVGQQIVHVRGDSQTELEALFSAVMNPNKSARQPSSLPMRMRKLPDSFFRQPDSRGHSRQASSDGGVCGSLTPHHVRAHSSPASLPVNSLSTQAADVAAATVVPDDVPLPHGWEMAKTPTGQRYFLNHLDKTTTWHDPRLSQLQSAAAQHPIAGTPVHAHSLSNPAPTTQQQNTNPETGPLPEGWEKAVTADGEVYYIDHIDKTTAWVDPRLAQKMKSGILGLALQQRQEKERLRCKQGLPPQITQEAGGRNQMPGGMDHDRNAQTLVPPLDVRIRASSHEPTLNGAHSRNESTDSGLSVSSLPRSSDHMLSSVDHMDTGDSGETSSMTVQESMSVLPMSEGEELMPCIPEGLSSDLLMDMETVLSGSHMDRDSLLTWL; via the exons ATGGACGCGCACCGCGGCGCGCCTCCGGTCGGGCAGCAGATCGTGCACGTCCGCGGGGACTCGCAGACGGAGCTGGAGGCCCTGTTCAGCGCCGTGATGAACCCCAACAAGTCGGCCAGGCAGCCGTCCTCTCTGCCCATGAGGATGAGGAAGCTGCCGgactccttcttcaggcagcCGGACTCCCGAGGCCACTCCAGACAA GCCAGTTCggatggaggtgtgtgtggctCCCTAACTCCTCATCACGTCCGCGCCCACTCGTCCCCTGCCTCCCTTCCAGTCAACTCGCTCTCCACTCAAGCGGCAGATGTGGCGGCAGCAACAGTCGTACCTGACGACGTGCCACTCCCCCACGGTTGGGAAATGGCCAAAACGCCTACCGGCCAACGATACTTCCTCAA TCACCTGGATAAGACGACTACTTGGCACGACCCTCGACTGTCGCAGCTTCAGTCGGCTGCAGCTCAGCATCCCATCGCTGGCACGCCGGTCCACGCCCACTCCCTCAGCAACCCGGCCCCCACCACGCAACAACAGAACACCAACCCAGAGACAG GTCCGTTGCCTGAAGGCTGGGAGAAGGCTGTGACTGCAGATGGAGAGGTGTACTACATCGATCACATAGATAAGACCACCGCATGGGTCGACCCGCGTCTAG CCCAGAAGATGAAATCTGGCATCCTCGGCTTGGCACTGCAGCAAAGGCAGGAAAAGGAAAGGCTCCGATGcaaacaaggcctccctccgcAAATCACACAG gaggcaggaggaaggaACCAGATGCCCGGTGGGATGGACCATGACAGGAACGCACAGACGCTCGTCCCTCCTCTGGATGTAAGGATCAGAGCCTCCAGCCACGAACCCACACTTAATGG CGCTCACTCTCGCAACGAGAGCACTGACAGCGGTCTGAGTGTCAGCAGCTTACCTCGCTCATCGGACCACATGTTGAGCTCTGTGGATCACATGGAcactg GTGACTCCGGGGAGACCTCCTCGATGACCGTGCAGGAGTCGATGTCTGTGCTCCCGAtgtcggagggggaggagttgaTGCCTTGCATCCCGGAGGGTCTCAGTTCCGACCTTCTGATGGACATGGAGACCGTTCTCTCCGGGTCGCACATGGATAGAGACAGCCTGCTCACCTGGCTATAG
- the angptl5 gene encoding angiopoietin-related protein 5, translated as MMWTTTVILLMVPHLLSSTDTGHSGYFSQSELVNEDLSDAAVKGQKLPGGVKGQDTCSIPCDMTVKLLQDEKHSICGQLQQSLLVFGRSTRKLIRDVMEEQQRALDILSSQVTELMTKVQTLSSEVQRSNAELYSVKPVQSHGRDCSDIKDSLLSVVPKIPSGIYIVHPENTDSSFEVFCEMDYMGGGWTVMQRRSDGLADFKRAWADYVDGFGNLAGEHWLGLKKIFHIVNQKETRFQLHIALVSNDDVTSYAAYDDFDMDNETEFFSIHLGRYAGSAGDAFRGYDQDQNQDTAPFSASDVDNDGCNPSCSIGNLTVESCSIRHNRTGWWFNQCGLANLNGSPEDAELDPGLRTNIVWDTWRQNGVPHAIKSVTMKIRRITTNN; from the exons ATGATGTGGACGACAACTGTCATTCTGCTGATGGTGCCTCATCTGCTTTCCTCCACT GACACAGGACACAGCGGTtatttcagccaatcagaattAGTCAACGAGGACCTTTCTGATGCCGCGGTCAAAGGTCAGAAACTTCcaggaggggtcaaaggtcaggacaCATGCTCCATCCCCTGTGATATGACTGTGAAGCTGCTACAAGATGAGAAACATTCAATCTGTG gccagTTACAGCAGTCTCTGTTAGTGTTTGGACGCAGCACCCGCAAGCTGATCAGGgatgtgatggaggagcagcagagagccCTGGACATCCTCAGCAGTCAG GTTACAGAGCTGATGACCAAAGTGCAGACGCTGAGCTCTGAGGTTCAGAGAAGCAACGCTGAGCTGTACTCCGTCAAACCCGTGCAGTCCCACG GCCGAGACTGCAGTGACATCAAGGACAGTCTTTTGTCCGTCGTCCCCAAGATCCCCAGTGGTATTTACATCGTCCACCCAGAGAATACGGACTCTTCTTTTGAG GTGTTCTGTGAGATGGACTACATGGGAGGCGGATGGACAGTGATGCAAAGGAGGAGCGACGGATTAGCTGACTTTAAACGAGCCTGGGCTGATTATGTCGATGGCTTCGGAAACCTTGCAG gagaacACTGGTTGGGTCTGAAGAAGATATTTCATATAGTAAACCAGAAAGAAACTCGGTTCCAACTCCACATTGCCCTGGTGTCCAACGATGACGTGACCTCTTACGCAGCATATGATGATTTCGACATGGACAATGAAACCGAGTTCTTCAGTATACACCTGGGCAGATATGCAGGCAGCGCAG GTGACGCCTTTCGCGGCTACGACCAGGATCAGAACCAAGACACGGCTCCGTTCAGCGCCTCGGACGTGGACAATGACGGCTGTAATCCCTCCTGCTCCATCGGCAACCTCACGGTGGAAAGCTGCAGCATCCGGCACAACCGGACGGGATGGTGGTTCAACCAGTGCGGCCTGGCAAACCTCAACGGCTCTCCCGAAGACGCAGAGCTGGACCCGGGGCTGAGGACGAACATAGTGTGGGACACCTGGAGACAGAATGGAGTCCCTCACGCCATCAAATCCGTCACGATGAAGATTAGGAGGATTACAACCAATAATTaa